One region of Primulina tabacum isolate GXHZ01 chromosome 1, ASM2559414v2, whole genome shotgun sequence genomic DNA includes:
- the LOC142546159 gene encoding amino acid transporter AVT1I-like, with amino-acid sequence MKAGVDDGGDGAIIVPLLVGHRDGDGIVDCKDDDHGFVSGSTSFFKTCFNSVNALAGVGILSLPHAVSSGGWLSLIFFFLIAGSTYYTALLIQRCLDMDKNLRSYSDIGGRAFGSKGRAIVSIATNIELYLVATGFLILEGDNLYDLFPDIEYNIGGLILGGRKSFIVIIGFLILPTVWLNNMSILSYISATGVMSSFVLIGSVLWAAVFDGIGFRGKGTFVNLKGFPIALSLYAFCYCAHPVFPILYNSMKDQKKFSKVMLVCFLVTTTSYAIMAVLGYLMFGSKVASQVTLNLPTSKTSSKVAIYTTLVNPFAKYALMLKPVISALENRLTSGPNRGLSILIRTGLVLSTIIVAVAIPFFGYLMSLVGAFLSVSASIILPCVCFLKISGSYRRFGFEMVLIWVIVLVGFVILVFGTYTALDEIIEHLLK; translated from the exons ATGAAAGCCGGCGTAGACGACGGCGGCGATGGAGCAATCATCGTGCCGCTCCTGGTCGGACACAGAGACGGAGACGGGATAGTCGACTGTAAGGACGACGATCATGGCTTCGTTTCAGGCTCTACGTCTTTCTTCAAAACCTGCTTCAATAGCGTTAATGCTTTAGCAG GTGTCGGAATATTATCACTTCCTCATGCCGTATCGTCGGGGGGCTGGTTGAGTTTGATATTTTTCTTCCTTATAGCGGGCTCAACTTACTATACCGCTTTGTTGATTCAAAGATGCTTGGACATGGATAAAAACTTAAGAAGCTATTCCGATATCGGTGGCCGGGCGTTCGGGTCTAAAGGACGAGCAATCGTATCCATAGCCACGAACATTGAGCTCTACTTGGTGGCAACAGGTTTTTTGATATTAGAGGGAGATAATTTGTATGACTTATTTCCAGACATCGAATACAATATCGGCGGGCTAATTTTGGGAGGAAGAAAAAGCTTTATTGTCATAATAGGCTTCCTTATACTTCCCACGGTTTGGTTAAACAATATGAGCATTCTATCCTATATATCTGCTACAGGAGTAATGTCTTCATTTGTGCTTATTGGCTCAGTTCTATGGGCTGCTGTGTTCGATGGAATTGGATTTCGTGGAAAGGGAACATTTGTAAATTTGAAAGGATTTCCCATTGCTTTGAGTCTGTACGCCTTCTGTTATTGTGCTCATCCAGTCTtcccaatattatataattCGATGAAAGACCAAAAGAAATTCTCTAAG GTCATGCTCGTTTGCTTTCTTGTTACAACAACTAGCTACGCAATTATGGCAGTTCTGGGGTATCTGATGTTCGGTTCAAAAGTGGCCTCTCAAGTAACGTTAAATCTTCCGACAAGTAAAACCAGCTCGAAAGTAGCAATTTACACCACGCTCGTGAATCCATTTGCCAAGTATGCTTTGATGCTAAAGCCAGTCATAAGTGCACTTGAAAATCGTCTCACATCAGGCCCTAATAGAGGACTTAGCATCTTGATTAGAACCGGATTGGTACTTAGCACGATCATAGTGGCCGTGGCCATCCCTTTTTTCGGATATCTCATGTCACTCGTTGGCGCATTTTTGAGTGTTTCGGCCTCAATTATACTACCATGTGTTTGCTTCTTGAAGATTTCTGGAAGTTATCGGAGATTTGGGTTTGAGATGGTGTTGATATGGGTAATTGTGTTGGTAGGTTTTGTAATTCTAGTTTTCGGGACTTACACCGCTTTGGATGAGATAATTGAACATTTGTTAAAGTAG
- the LOC142546081 gene encoding zinc-finger homeodomain protein 9-like, translated as MDLSNSTVKTPEAETETPTRIPPAKLSPFSNGLLRRHAPLQLQLHHHPVVVTYKECLKNHAAALGGHAVDGCGEFMPSSNSSSSDPTSFKCAACGCHRNFHRRDPDEPPLLQPPNAVPALEFHPHHRHHPPRANSGDSPNDSPSPPPISSSYYPSAPHMLLALSHGLTTTPDSSITHITAAINPTSTPVSNPGSRKRFRTRFTQDQKEKMQELADRLGWRMQRKEEDLINEFCTEIGVDKGVFKVWMHNNKNTSGKNKDHQLTLSNNSTAMSSPPAAATSNSVNYSDFSSPTAALYHQQEDNNNGSKQIVGGQEMNHQLHLQD; from the coding sequence ATGGACCTCAGCAATTCAACAGTCAAAACCCCGGAAGCTGAGACCGAGACTCCTACGCGGATCCCACCAGCCAAGTTGTCGCCTTTCAGCAACGGCTTGCTCAGGCGCCACGCGCCGCTGCAGCTGCAGCTTCACCACCATCCGGTGGTGGTCACGTACAAGGAATGCCTGAAGAACCACGCCGCGGCACTCGGTGGGCATGCTGTCGACGGATGCGGGGAGTTCATGCCCTCTTCTAACTCCAGCAGCTCCGATCCCACCTCGTTTAAATGCGCCGCGTGCGGATGCCACCGGAATTTCCACCGCCGTGATCCGGATGAGCCGCCGCTCCTGCAGCCGCCTAATGCTGTCCCCGCGCTTGAATTCCACCCCCACCACCGCCACCACCCCCCGCGCGCTAACAGCGGCGACAGCCCGAATGATTCGCCTTCGCCCCCGCCGATCTCTTCCTCGTACTACCCATCGGCGCCGCACATGCTGCTCGCCCTCAGCCACGGCCTGACCACCACTCCCGACAGCAGTATCACTCATATCACCGCCGCCATCAACCCCACTTCCACCCCGGTATCGAATCCCGGCAGCAGGAAGCGTTTCCGCACTAGATTCACGCAAGATCAGAAGGAAAAAATGCAGGAGCTAGCCGACAGGCTGGGTTGGAGAATGCAGAGGAAAGAAGAAGATTTGATAAATGAATTCTGCACTGAAATCGGTGTTGATAAAGGGGTTTTCAAAGTGTGGATGCATAACAACAAGAACACTTCTGGTAAAAATAAAGATCATCAACTCACATTATCTAACAACAGCACCGCCATGTCCTCCCCGCCGGCCGCAGCCACCAGCAATAGCGTCAATTACAGCGATTTCAGCTCCCCCACCGCCGCGCTCTACCACCAGCAAGAGGACAATAACAATGGCAGCAAGCAAATTGTTGGTGGCCAAGAAATGAATCATCAGCTTCATCTTCAAGATTAG